A window of Candidatus Dojkabacteria bacterium contains these coding sequences:
- a CDS encoding HAD family hydrolase, giving the protein MKYKTLLFDLDDTLYDGSGPWIYSIDKTAKYLSEKYPNKDFSDLNDVVNQLKKEARARNPNTYAFAIRSLLLRDALNYYDIDYSWGELVEIEGKYWEYFHEAIQPIDGVKSFIAELSNEYQLYVLTDFTFTHQIKRINKLGLGDYFEDVITAQEVGEIKKTGKIYRYTLDKYQLDPEKTVMIGDTVNADILPAKELGLTTILVPNAFFPPTEEDKKSADYFLDSVLNIRSVLDS; this is encoded by the coding sequence ATGAAATACAAGACACTCCTATTCGACCTCGACGATACACTTTACGATGGCTCAGGCCCATGGATCTACTCAATAGATAAAACTGCGAAATACCTCTCAGAGAAGTATCCCAACAAAGATTTCTCAGATCTAAACGATGTAGTTAACCAGCTAAAAAAGGAAGCCCGGGCCAGAAACCCAAATACATATGCCTTTGCGATACGCTCCTTACTTCTCAGAGATGCTCTGAACTACTACGACATTGATTACTCATGGGGGGAGCTTGTTGAGATTGAAGGTAAATACTGGGAATATTTCCACGAGGCCATTCAGCCAATCGACGGTGTGAAAAGTTTTATAGCGGAGCTATCAAATGAATACCAGCTATATGTGCTGACTGATTTTACTTTTACACACCAGATCAAGCGCATAAATAAGCTTGGGCTTGGAGACTACTTCGAGGATGTAATCACAGCTCAAGAGGTGGGTGAAATAAAGAAGACGGGAAAGATTTACAGGTACACCCTTGATAAGTATCAGCTTGATCCTGAAAAAACTGTAATGATCGGAGACACAGTTAATGCAGACATTCTTCCTGCAAAGGAGCTTGGGCTTACCACGATACTTGTGCCAAACGCTTTCTTCCCACCCACAGAGGAGGATAAGAAAAGTGCAGACTACTTTTTGGATTCAGTGCTAAACATTAGGTCAGTGCTGGATAGTTGA
- a CDS encoding RNA-binding protein codes for MDNNKIFIGNVAYATAMETLLEVFSKYGQIVESYKPEGKGFAFITFDSPEAAQKAIEEMNGQEVDGRALVVNIARPREERPRNSYGNRGGYGGGRDNNRY; via the coding sequence ATGGATAACAACAAGATTTTCATAGGCAATGTCGCCTATGCAACTGCAATGGAGACATTGTTGGAAGTCTTCTCCAAGTATGGCCAGATTGTAGAGTCATACAAGCCAGAGGGTAAGGGCTTTGCCTTTATTACCTTTGATTCTCCAGAGGCTGCTCAAAAAGCAATCGAAGAGATGAATGGCCAGGAGGTTGACGGTCGAGCACTTGTGGTAAACATCGCAAGACCTCGAGAGGAGAGACCTCGAAACTCATACGGTAACCGAGGTGGTTACGGTGGTGGTCGAGACAACAATAGGTACTAA
- a CDS encoding HAD family phosphatase yields MNNQLLKQKLEQATTHIFDMDGTLVNLEELNFTTFEQTIQQKFRKQFTQQEYQEYFSGAGSRNGFIAYTKHHNLNYPIDELVNSYRIIKEEILNTRIYEVVTVKDGAEEYLNNLKQQEKKLLLATSSFYDFTMKILKAFHIYDKFEIILTERDITKNKPDPEIFNKARQLSGNPIEQCVIYEDSINGIKAAKASGIYCIGLHNPGLNDDYIDTADAVVESFRDLL; encoded by the coding sequence ATGAACAACCAACTGCTCAAACAGAAGCTAGAACAAGCCACCACCCACATCTTCGATATGGACGGCACACTAGTCAACCTCGAAGAGCTCAATTTCACAACCTTCGAGCAAACCATCCAGCAAAAATTCCGCAAACAATTTACCCAGCAAGAGTACCAAGAATACTTCTCCGGCGCTGGCTCACGAAACGGCTTTATTGCCTACACCAAGCACCACAACCTGAACTACCCGATCGATGAGCTCGTCAACAGCTACCGCATCATTAAAGAAGAGATCTTAAATACCCGCATCTATGAAGTCGTTACGGTTAAAGATGGCGCCGAGGAGTATCTAAACAATCTCAAGCAGCAAGAAAAGAAACTTCTCCTCGCCACTTCAAGCTTCTATGACTTCACGATGAAAATTCTGAAAGCATTCCACATATACGATAAGTTCGAAATTATCCTTACCGAGCGGGATATTACGAAAAATAAGCCCGATCCGGAGATATTCAACAAAGCACGTCAACTTTCAGGCAACCCGATAGAGCAGTGTGTGATATACGAAGATTCTATAAATGGCATCAAAGCAGCCAAAGCCTCAGGCATCTACTGCATAGGACTTCATAACCCTGGACTAAATGATGATTACATCGATACGGCTGATGCTGTCGTTGAGTCTTTCCGCGACCTACTGTAA
- the gdhA gene encoding NADP-specific glutamate dehydrogenase: MFDKKQFLKEINAKNPHQPEFIQAVEEVVGSLSQFLNDNPKYTDAKILERMCEPDRVVSFRVSWVDDEGKVQVNRGYRVQFNNAIGPYKGGLRFHPSVNLSILKFLGFEQIFKNSLTGLSMGGGKGGSDFDPHGKSDAEVMKFCQAFMSELYKYIGADVDVPAGDIGVGAREIGFMFGQYKRVTGRFEGVLTGKGLGWGGSAIRTEATGYGLIYFVEEMLKQAGEQLKGKEILVSGSGNVAQHAIEKAIAKGAKVLTVSDSDGYIYDNEGINEDKLKFIKELKNVNRGRIHEYAEKFKVQYFEGKKPWGEKADIALPCATENEIFAEDANSLVKNGVKLVAEGANMPSTAEAIEVYREKEILFAPGKASNAGGVAVSGLEMSQNSQRLSMSDDEVDKKLAEIMADIHAKCYKHGLKNGVVDYVDGANIAGFQKVADAMLAQGVI, translated from the coding sequence ATGTTCGACAAAAAACAGTTTCTAAAAGAAATTAACGCAAAAAATCCCCACCAACCCGAATTCATACAGGCGGTGGAAGAGGTGGTTGGCTCACTCTCGCAATTTCTAAACGACAATCCAAAATATACTGACGCAAAAATCCTCGAGCGCATGTGCGAGCCAGATCGAGTGGTGTCATTTAGAGTCAGCTGGGTTGACGATGAAGGCAAGGTCCAGGTAAATCGCGGCTACCGTGTACAGTTTAATAATGCTATTGGTCCATACAAAGGGGGGCTGAGATTTCATCCGTCGGTCAACTTGAGCATCTTAAAATTCCTAGGCTTCGAGCAGATATTCAAGAACAGCCTCACAGGGCTCTCGATGGGAGGAGGCAAGGGCGGAAGCGATTTCGACCCACATGGCAAATCTGATGCTGAGGTAATGAAATTTTGTCAGGCATTTATGAGTGAGCTTTACAAATATATTGGCGCCGATGTTGATGTGCCAGCTGGTGATATAGGTGTCGGTGCTCGTGAGATAGGGTTTATGTTTGGCCAATATAAGAGGGTCACAGGAAGATTTGAGGGCGTGCTTACAGGGAAAGGCTTGGGGTGGGGCGGTAGTGCAATACGTACTGAGGCGACCGGATATGGATTGATCTACTTTGTTGAAGAGATGCTAAAACAGGCAGGAGAGCAGCTAAAAGGTAAGGAGATTCTGGTGTCAGGGTCAGGAAATGTAGCGCAGCATGCAATCGAGAAGGCGATAGCCAAAGGGGCGAAGGTGCTTACTGTTTCTGATTCGGATGGGTATATATATGACAATGAAGGAATTAATGAAGATAAGCTGAAATTCATTAAAGAGCTGAAGAATGTAAATCGTGGCCGAATTCATGAATATGCCGAGAAATTTAAGGTGCAATATTTTGAAGGGAAGAAACCGTGGGGGGAGAAGGCAGATATAGCCTTGCCATGTGCAACTGAGAATGAGATCTTCGCCGAGGACGCAAACAGCCTCGTTAAAAATGGAGTGAAGCTCGTCGCTGAGGGTGCAAATATGCCTTCGACAGCAGAAGCGATTGAAGTGTATCGAGAGAAAGAGATCCTGTTCGCGCCCGGTAAAGCATCGAATGCTGGTGGCGTCGCGGTTTCAGGTCTCGAAATGTCTCAAAATAGTCAGAGGCTGAGCATGAGTGATGATGAGGTTGATAAGAAACTTGCTGAAATCATGGCTGATATCCATGCGAAGTGCTACAAGCACGGATTGAAGAATGGAGTAGTTGATTATGTTGATGGTGCAAATATTGCCGGCTTTCAGAAAGTCGCGGATGCGATGCTAGCGCAAGGAGTTATATAG
- a CDS encoding AI-2E family transporter, whose product MGKTAVNGRTIANYSLYAFFWLVIIFMLYFARDSIWYFALGTLFAYLGTNLVTRATSELSRTGLPLKASKVTSILLYIVTLYALFFALAFGFGHILITQIKGILELVGTSVIFEELGELLPESGNLLTLTLDNNVYILSNLLSGASELLVALFLLPFWMFYLLYDPKSISAGALRLLPSNLKEDGKALYYLTDRTIRRYLIGEAKLGFVVGSMTFLLYSLIGMPYALALGVLGLFLEFIPIYGPWILYFISLIVAFAQGWETVVLVSIAAAIIQFVEGNLLAPNIIGGKTKLRNWQVMLLVPIGGAFAGMIGMLLIIPTVVITLNFIHYIHLRLRNPKGGTVSPEVAKRIVQDESISFDDF is encoded by the coding sequence ATGGGAAAAACAGCCGTGAACGGCCGCACAATAGCAAACTACTCACTTTACGCATTTTTCTGGTTAGTAATAATTTTCATGCTCTACTTTGCCCGAGACTCTATCTGGTATTTCGCACTTGGGACACTTTTCGCTTACCTTGGCACCAATTTGGTCACAAGAGCAACTTCTGAACTCTCGCGGACTGGCCTCCCATTAAAAGCATCAAAGGTTACTTCCATCCTGCTATACATTGTAACCTTGTACGCTCTGTTCTTTGCACTGGCATTTGGGTTCGGACACATACTGATAACTCAGATTAAAGGTATCTTAGAGCTTGTAGGGACATCGGTCATATTTGAGGAACTTGGAGAGCTTCTCCCTGAAAGTGGCAACCTGCTTACCCTTACCTTGGACAACAATGTCTATATATTGTCCAACCTGCTCTCAGGTGCTTCTGAGCTACTTGTCGCACTATTCCTCCTACCATTTTGGATGTTCTACCTATTGTATGACCCTAAATCGATCTCAGCTGGCGCACTCAGATTGCTGCCGTCAAATCTGAAAGAGGATGGAAAGGCTTTGTACTATCTGACCGATCGCACGATTAGACGGTATCTGATCGGCGAGGCAAAGCTCGGCTTTGTAGTTGGCAGCATGACCTTCCTGCTCTATTCATTGATTGGTATGCCATATGCGTTGGCGCTTGGGGTGCTCGGGCTGTTTCTAGAATTTATCCCGATTTATGGACCGTGGATACTTTACTTCATCTCGCTGATCGTGGCGTTTGCACAAGGATGGGAGACAGTGGTGCTTGTATCGATCGCTGCAGCAATTATCCAGTTTGTCGAGGGCAACCTGCTCGCGCCAAATATAATTGGAGGGAAGACAAAGCTACGAAATTGGCAGGTGATGCTGCTCGTCCCTATTGGTGGTGCTTTCGCGGGGATGATCGGGATGCTATTGATAATTCCAACTGTAGTTATAACGCTCAACTTCATTCATTACATTCACTTGAGATTGCGCAATCCGAAGGGCGGTACTGTCAGCCCAGAAGTGGCGAAGAGGATTGTACAGGATGAAAGCATTTCGTTCGACGACTTTTAG